From the genome of Luteibacter rhizovicinus DSM 16549:
CATCAAGCTTCTTGCGAAGAGAGGCCAATCCGTCGGTCAGCACCTGTTCCTGCGACTCGTGCTCCTTTCTGAGCGAAAGCAGCTCGTGGGCGATGCTGACGGCGGTCAGGACGGCGATCCGGTCGAAGCCGGGCGCCTTGGCGTTGGCCTTGAGCTCGCGCATCTTGCCGTCGAGAAACTGGGCGGCGGCGATCAGGCCGGCCCGCTCCTCCGGCGCGCACGCGATATGGAACTCGCGATCGAGGAGGCGGAGGGATACCGGTTCGCTGGCGGTGGCATTCATGTGACGGATCAGCCTGTGTTCTCGAGCGCCTTGAGGCGCTGGATCATCGCTTCGACGCGACCGCGCGCCTGTTCGTTGCGCGCCATGAGCCCCGCACGTTCGTTAGCCAACTGTTCCTGGCTGTGCCGCAGGCTGCGGTTTTCCTCGTGCAGGCGGCGAACGGTATCGACGAGCCGGTCGAGCGTTGCGCTCAGGGCTTCCACTTCGGTCTTGAAGGCGTCCGGATTCGTCATGCGCGGACTATAACAGGAGGTTCGCGCTTGTCGGCAGGGGGTGGCAGGGGTG
Proteins encoded in this window:
- a CDS encoding cell division protein ZapA; its protein translation is MNATASEPVSLRLLDREFHIACAPEERAGLIAAAQFLDGKMRELKANAKAPGFDRIAVLTAVSIAHELLSLRKEHESQEQVLTDGLASLRKKLDGLLDAPVK
- a CDS encoding TIGR02449 family protein; amino-acid sequence: MTNPDAFKTEVEALSATLDRLVDTVRRLHEENRSLRHSQEQLANERAGLMARNEQARGRVEAMIQRLKALENTG